In Dasypus novemcinctus isolate mDasNov1 chromosome 23, mDasNov1.1.hap2, whole genome shotgun sequence, the following proteins share a genomic window:
- the CNPY4 gene encoding protein canopy homolog 4 isoform X3: MGPVRLGELLFILAVFGAWAGTPKEEDDATERLPSKCEVCKLLSLELQEELSRTGRSREVLELGQVLDTGKRKRHVPYSVSETRLEEALENLCERILDYSVHAERKGSLRYAKCETMLEEFEDIVGDWYFHHQEQPLQHFLCEGHVLSATETACLQETWTEKEKITDGQEKTEEEEEQEEEEEIKNPPAHLNHDPEDL, encoded by the exons ATGGGACCTGTGCGGTTGGGAGAGTTGCTCTTCATTTTGGCCGTGTTCGGGGCTTGGGCTGGGACGCCAAAGGAGGAAGACGATGCCACAGAGCGCTTGCCCAGCAAATGCGAAG TCTGTAAGCTGCTGAGCCTGGAGCTACAGGAGGAGCTGAGTCGCACTGGCCGGTCTCGAGAGGTGCTGGAGCTGGGGCAGGTGCTAGACACAGGCAAGAGGAAGAGACATGTCCCTTACAGTGTTTC GGAGACAAGGCTAGAAGAGGCCTTGGAGAATTTATGTGAGCGGATCCTGGATTACAGCGTTCACGCTGAGCGCAAGGGCTCACTGAGATATGCCAAG TGTGAGACCATGCTGGAGGAGTTTGAAGATATTGTGGGAGATTGGTACTTCCATCACCAGGAACAGCCCCTACAGCATTTTCTATGTGAAGGTCATGTGCTGTCAGCTACAGAAACTG CATGTCTACAGGAAACTTGGACAGAGAAGGAGAAGATCACAGATGGGCAAGAGAAgacagaagaggaggaggaacaggaggaggaggaagagataaaAAATCCACCAGCCCACCTCAACCATGATCCAGAAGATCTTTGA
- the CNPY4 gene encoding protein canopy homolog 4 isoform X1 produces the protein MGPVRLGELLFILAVFGAWAGTPKEEDDATERLPSKCEVCKLLSLELQEELSRTGRSREVLELGQVLDTGKRKRHVPYSVSETRLEEALENLCERILDYSVHAERKGSLRYAKGQSQTMATLKGLVQKGVKVDLGIPLELWDEPSVEVTFLKKQCETMLEEFEDIVGDWYFHHQEQPLQHFLCEGHVLSATETACLQETWTEKEKITDGQEKTEEEEEQEEEEEIKNPPAHLNHDPEDL, from the exons ATGGGACCTGTGCGGTTGGGAGAGTTGCTCTTCATTTTGGCCGTGTTCGGGGCTTGGGCTGGGACGCCAAAGGAGGAAGACGATGCCACAGAGCGCTTGCCCAGCAAATGCGAAG TCTGTAAGCTGCTGAGCCTGGAGCTACAGGAGGAGCTGAGTCGCACTGGCCGGTCTCGAGAGGTGCTGGAGCTGGGGCAGGTGCTAGACACAGGCAAGAGGAAGAGACATGTCCCTTACAGTGTTTC GGAGACAAGGCTAGAAGAGGCCTTGGAGAATTTATGTGAGCGGATCCTGGATTACAGCGTTCACGCTGAGCGCAAGGGCTCACTGAGATATGCCAAG GGTCAGAGTCAGACCATGGCAACCCTGAAGGGCCTGGTACAGAAAGGAGTGAAGGTGGATCTGGGGATCCCCCTGGAGCTGTGGGACGAGCCCAGTGTGGAGGTCACATTCCTCAAGAAGCAG TGTGAGACCATGCTGGAGGAGTTTGAAGATATTGTGGGAGATTGGTACTTCCATCACCAGGAACAGCCCCTACAGCATTTTCTATGTGAAGGTCATGTGCTGTCAGCTACAGAAACTG CATGTCTACAGGAAACTTGGACAGAGAAGGAGAAGATCACAGATGGGCAAGAGAAgacagaagaggaggaggaacaggaggaggaggaagagataaaAAATCCACCAGCCCACCTCAACCATGATCCAGAAGATCTTTGA
- the CNPY4 gene encoding protein canopy homolog 4 isoform X2, protein MPQSACPANAKPLRHLSSPPVCKLLSLELQEELSRTGRSREVLELGQVLDTGKRKRHVPYSVSETRLEEALENLCERILDYSVHAERKGSLRYAKGQSQTMATLKGLVQKGVKVDLGIPLELWDEPSVEVTFLKKQCETMLEEFEDIVGDWYFHHQEQPLQHFLCEGHVLSATETACLQETWTEKEKITDGQEKTEEEEEQEEEEEIKNPPAHLNHDPEDL, encoded by the exons ATGCCACAGAGCGCTTGCCCAGCAAATGCGAAG CCCCTCAGACATCTCTCCTCTCCACCAGTCTGTAAGCTGCTGAGCCTGGAGCTACAGGAGGAGCTGAGTCGCACTGGCCGGTCTCGAGAGGTGCTGGAGCTGGGGCAGGTGCTAGACACAGGCAAGAGGAAGAGACATGTCCCTTACAGTGTTTC GGAGACAAGGCTAGAAGAGGCCTTGGAGAATTTATGTGAGCGGATCCTGGATTACAGCGTTCACGCTGAGCGCAAGGGCTCACTGAGATATGCCAAG GGTCAGAGTCAGACCATGGCAACCCTGAAGGGCCTGGTACAGAAAGGAGTGAAGGTGGATCTGGGGATCCCCCTGGAGCTGTGGGACGAGCCCAGTGTGGAGGTCACATTCCTCAAGAAGCAG TGTGAGACCATGCTGGAGGAGTTTGAAGATATTGTGGGAGATTGGTACTTCCATCACCAGGAACAGCCCCTACAGCATTTTCTATGTGAAGGTCATGTGCTGTCAGCTACAGAAACTG CATGTCTACAGGAAACTTGGACAGAGAAGGAGAAGATCACAGATGGGCAAGAGAAgacagaagaggaggaggaacaggaggaggaggaagagataaaAAATCCACCAGCCCACCTCAACCATGATCCAGAAGATCTTTGA
- the MBLAC1 gene encoding metallo-beta-lactamase domain-containing protein 1 — protein sequence MSSLVRTEPLRGEPPLLVPGDPYSVVVLLRGYAEPEGGDNAVRADGSVTLVLPQAWSPTSGHRHPPPSGGGAKTSLEEAARGPILVDTGGPWAQEALLGALAGQGVAPGDVTLVVGTHGHSDHIGNLGLFPGAALLVSHDFCLPGGHYLPHGLNEECPLRLGPGLEVWATPGHGGQRDVSLVVAGTALGTVVVAGDVFERDGDEDSWQALSEDPVAQERSRKRVLGAADLVVPGHGAPFRVLREVSQPEKKGLDQRQQEPAVD from the coding sequence ATGAGCAGCCTTGTGCGGACTGAGCCGCTGCGCGGGGAGCCCCCTCTGCTGGTGCCTGGCGACCCCTACTCCGTGGTGGTTCTGCTGCGGGGTTACGCAGAGCCCGAGGGCGGCGACAACGCTGTGCGCGCCGACGGCTCCGTGACCCTGGTCCTGCCACAGGCCTGGAGCCCGACGTCTGGCCACCGACATCCCCCGCCCTCGGGCGGCGGAGCCAAGACCTCCCTGGAGGAGGCGGCCCGTGGCCCCATCCTCGTGGACACCGGGGGTCCCTGGGCTCAGGAGGCGCTCCTTGGGGCCCTAGCGGGGCAGGGCGTGGCCCCAGGAGACGTGACTCTGGTGGTGGGGACCCATGGGCACTCGGATCACATCGGGAACCTGGGACTGTTCCCCGGGGCTGCTCTGCTGGTCTCGCACGACTTCTGCCTCCCCGGGGGCCACTATCTCCCCCACGGGCTGAATGAGGAGTGCCCCCTGCGGCTGGGTCCCGGGCTCGAGGTGTGGGCCACGCCAGGCCATGGGGGCCAGCGGGACGTGAGCTTGGTGGTGGCGGGCACGGCCCTGGGCACCGTGGTGGTGGCGGGTGACGTGTTTGAGCGCGATGGGGACGAGGACTCCTGGCAGGCGCTGAGCGAGGATCCGGTGGCCCAGGAGCGGAGCCGGAAGAGGGTCCTAGGCGCTGCCGACTTGGTTGTGCCTGGTCACGGGGCCCCGTTTAGAGTACTCAGGGAAGTCTCACAGCCAGAGAAGAAGGGTTTGGACCAAAGGCAGCAAGAACCCGCAGTGGACTAG